In Effusibacillus pohliae DSM 22757, a single genomic region encodes these proteins:
- a CDS encoding YqaJ viral recombinase family protein — translation MSREEWLRQRRRGIGGSDAAAIAGLSRYKSRIQVYL, via the coding sequence ATGAGCCGGGAGGAGTGGTTGCGTCAGAGAAGGCGCGGCATCGGGGGTTCCGATGCCGCCGCCATCGCCGGGTTGAGCCGGTACAAATCGCGGATACAGGTCTATCT